A window of Oryza glaberrima chromosome 2, OglaRS2, whole genome shotgun sequence genomic DNA:
ACGTGGGAGGTGAACCTTGGGATGACCCAGGTCTCGATGTTGAGCTTGTCGAGGCGGTTGGCCTCCGACCTGAAGGTGGAggcgaagagggagaggagaggggaggcgacggcggaggcggcacggaggaggtggccggaggCTGCGGCGCCAAGCGGGttggacgcgacggcggcgaagccgAGGCGGTTGTGGAAGACGGACTCCGGCGCAGTGAGGTGCGTGAGGTGCACCACGTCCGGCCGCCACGCCGCCTCGTCCCTCCCCTGCAGCGTCCTCTCGTACAGCTCGTCGCTTGACTTGTCCGTCGTCCCGTAGATGTAGTCGTACACCGGCATGAACAGCGAGTAGTTCGTCCTGAACTGCGTGTGGTGCAACGAATGAAacctacatacatacatacactaATTAATGATCTCTATTAGCAGTTAAttagtataattaattattactcatATTTCTCACTGTACACTTTTTCATATAAAAGTATTTTCATGTAAAAGTTCTCCAATATAAGTTTTTTGAATGAAAgttttcagaaagaaaaaaaggtgtACTAAAATAACCAACATTGCGCTAAATAGCAATCCCGTTAAATTGTAATGGTATATTTTTAAACGGGTAAATTTATACGTACGATGGGGTGTAGAGGAGGTATTTGAGAGGGGGGAAGACGTGGAAGAGGCACTTGGGGACGAGCTCGAAGTTGCAGTGGCCGAGGTAGTTCATGAAGTCGATGTAGACGAGGTAGCCGTTGGCCGTGACGACAGAGACGGTGCCGGTGGCGACGGTGCTGAGGATGGGGATGGCGAGGAGGACGAAGTAGACGACCTCCTCGGCGAAGGGGTGGATGACGGAGGTGATGGGCTCGGTGACGATGGAGGCGTGGTGGTGCGAGTGGTACCGCGCGTACAGCCAGTGGTGGTGCAGCGCCCTGTGCAGCCAGTAGTAGAGGAACTCCACTGGCCCCGCGTGCAGCACCGCCGTCACCACCATCCCCTTTGTGCTCCACCACGGTGCCACATGCGCCTGCGGCATCGTCGCGCTCACCAAGTAGAACACCAGCGCCGTCAGGATTATCTGGTCATCCCTGCATCCATATATGTAAATATGAAAACCCAAAAAACTTAGAGATATGCTCCAGTCTAAcgaaaagtatctcgaggtgtTGTTTCTGATGGTTGGATCTAATATTGTCCATCCTGTCCAGTTTGATTCAACGAACAAAAACGATTTAGTACCGTGATATACCGTTACCTTAAGGTACTTTTCGCTAGACTGAAGCAAAATCTCAAAAGATGTGACACCCGAAATTTTTATTTCACCGACTAAACAGTCCCTTAGACGTACACTCAATTTGATCGATTAATTACCAGTTTCTTTCCCTGTCGATTTGTTCGAAGTCGAGGCTCTTGTTGACGATCTTGTGCTTGCTCCGGGCAGTCTGGTGGCGGGAGACGGTGATCCAGAGCTGGCCGTAGAGCAGACGGAGGAGCAGCATGGGGAACACCATGAAGTTGAGGAGGTCTCGctccgccgcgctgctcgccgtcACGAACCTGTACGTGCTgtacgccgccgacggcgccacCAGCGCGTACTGTAGATTTCCACGTACGCAACAGTCGTTAATTACTCACATTGTTGCAATCAGCTTACAAACAACGTATGGCATCAAATCAAATCTGATGATGACGATAAAACATAATTTAGTACCTTGTAGTTCCCAAGGTTATGCCACGGCCACTGAGTGAGAGGCCCTGGCTTAGAGGCCATGATAGCTAGCTGTGTGTGGTTTGGTTGCAGGTGCGAGACCGGTCGAGCTGATACCGGGCACGCACTTGAGATTGACAGTAGAGAGGAGATGGCTGTGGGAGTGGAGTGTACTCGTTAGCTTTATATAGGCCCAGCTGAGAGAGTGGCAATCCATTGATCAGGGCCGGATCAAAAGACGATAGCTAGCTTTTACTCCTGTCGTCCAACCCAGCGACGCTGGTTGATATTTACTCCCTCCTTACCCTAATATATAAGAGagattaactagaaaaaaatactcaTACGTTACAACAGGTAaaggttattttaattttattattgttatacggtttagctaagaTGAAATTGATTGTGAGAATTTGAttggatattttcttttttagaaaatcatgagcttaAAATAGGAGTCCGCATGCGGGTCCATCTAAAATCTCTTACTATAACAGTATcagttaggtggtgtttgaatcctctggagatgaagataaaaataaaaattaagtgttttatATTCTATTCTCATATATTGTTATACATTGCCATTTTGTTCTCCCATATTGCCTACATGCGTATATAGAACTATAGACCAAATTAATTACCTGTAGAAGAACTCTTTTTAGATGACTGCAGAAGAGAACTcttaactaatttaatattatctaaaacatattatcaaaatatattcaatgttagatttaataaaactaatttaatatttttagatgttgctatatttttctataaactttatcaaacttaacaaaatttgtctaaaaaaaaagtcaaacatcttataacatgaaacataGAGAGTATATATAATAAATGGGTCCTACTAAATTTTGGCTTCTCCTATCCATGCTACATTGTTCCACCCAAACAAAAAGTTGAATCATCATATGCGTACAaaccaaatgaaaaaaaaaaatattaaatcacTATATTCAACAAAATATGGATGAGCATATCTCATCCATATATGAtcgtgaaccaaacacaccctaagtttgTATTAGCCGTTAGGAGTAGTCCCATACTCACGGATGAGGCGATAACAACATGCATGGTTATCGTATTGAAAGGGCAAATCGATGTACCCTGAGAGACCACGACGTTCCCTTTTTGATGCTaactaatactacctccatctcaaaatgtttaacgccgttgatttttttaaaaatgtttgaccgttcgtcttattaaaaaaatttaagtaattgttaattcttttcctatcatttgatttattgttaaatatacttttatttatacatatagttttacatatttcacaaaagtttttgaataagacgaacggtcaaacattttttaaaaagtcaacggcgtcaaatatttagggaagtaGGGAGTATATTTGTACGTAGTGGTCGGGTGTACATAGCAGTCGTAGTAGGTTGAAGGTGGTTGGGATGATGAAAGCTACAGCATGCATGCTCCGGTCTATTCTGCGGACGGCCGGTACACATCTTGAGCGCATTGAAGGGAATTCGAGCTGGAATTACAGTGCTTTTCTGTACGTGTCTGCTAGCGATGAGAGCTACTCCTACCTGTGGCTGAGAGTTGCTCTCTCTGCCTCCTGCCAGCAGACTTGATTGCGAGCATCCATGCCTAGGACCATTGCTCCACCAACAAATCCGTTTGGCGTATTTGTGTGACTGGTACGTAGACACTTTTCTCTCCCATTTTTGATAGCTAAAACATATCGATAATTGTAAGCTCATAATAAAAGCGAAAAACCATTTAAGAGTTTAAATAATCTTGAGCACACGCATATTCTTAAGAAACGATAAGCAAATAAACGATAAAAACCACTAGATCAATCACAAAGACatgagatttaacgtggaaaaccctcctaaaacagaagagaaaaaaaccaaGGGCACCAgtcagcaaaatatcttcactatattgAGGTGAGGTTATAACGCCGAACAGCGACTtacaaaagatatatatatgaagATGAAACCCTAAAGAATAACGATTCGTACCAGCTGGCCTCAACACACATGTTTACGCATACACTGATTGTATCTCCACACCATTAACATGAAATTCCCGAGTTGTATCCGTGCTCACGAGTAGGCGGGCGCGTGGTCGCGTGGGAGTAGTAGTTGTGTGCATGTGCGTTTTACATTTAATCGtaaagaaaattttcaaaacaaatatatactccctccgtattttaatgtataacgtcgttaacttttcgaccaacgtttgaccattcgttttattcaaaactagttttatgtaaatataaaaaattttatgtcATTCTTAAAGAACATtaatgacgaatcaagtcatataataaaataaatgataattacataaaatttttgaataagacgaatggttaaacgttggataaaaaatcaacagcgtcatatattaaaatatagagtTAGTATAATATAGTAACATAGTAATAAAACAAGTCCCAAAACATCACTTATTCATGACCGGAAAGAGTGAGATTGTGCCATATATtctcaaaaaagaaagtaaGGCACAGTCAAATTCGATTAAAATATAGAGGAATGAAATCAggctactttcttttttttcttcttctttatgTTGGTCCCATTTAATCTTATATGTCTCCCTTTGTTCCCACTTTTTGCACCAATGAGTGCTCACTTTCAGACTTTGGccactaacattttttttattaatacacATTGCAAATGCAACATGCACTGTATTATTAAAGTACATGCAAGATAAGTTAATAAaatgatacaatttttttaatcataatCGAgcaatttagtaaaaaaaatactgttcaGAGTTAAAACTGTGATGGTAAATAATGCTGCAGTCAGCTGTGTAAATgggaacagaggaagtagtagtaatatattttttgaaaagaatatCTTCTTATTCAGACCGAACGTAGGAAATGAAGACAGATGCATGCGCtggagagtttaaaatccaTTTCAACTTTGTCGTGGTAATTTATATGCCCCTGGGAGGCTGGGAGGATATTTTTGTGACCCTTTTGCGTGCACACATTCAAGGAGCAGTGCAAAATGTGGGTCACCAGACCAGCTGCTTGCCTGCTACCTTCCTTTCCTGGTCTAACGGCCCAAATTAAAGCATACGTTGAAAGAAACACATCGTTCGAATGATCATCGATCTGTTACTACTAAGCACGCTATAAACTGCATGCGTAATACTATTACTTGCTTCAATTCGTTTGGCTTTGCCTTTGCAAGTGAAAAATCATACCAGTCACCACAGAACTGAGGTAGCAACAGTTGCTGCCGCTAAAAGCTGAAAATATGCAGCTCAGCTAGCTCTACATATCTCGTTATAATCCAGGAAAGGGTGGACTAATGTATAGTGTATACACGCTCTTGCACATAGTTCTCCTTAATTTCAGACACCCACCCCCCACACACAAAAGTATTCCTAGATGCATTATATTCCGATGCAGTTCTTGCTAATAATGCCTTTACCTACTCACCTCCCGTCAGTAACGATCAACTTCTGAATGAATAGTAGCACTGTATACCACTCTGTTACTACAACGTACCAACTTGTTTGAGGGAAATTACAACAACCAACTGCCAGTCTGCCACTGAGAAATCAGATCAATGCATCACTTGGCTCTCGGTGACATATCCTTTGTTTAATTGGATGCTAATTACTCACAGATCATCACTAGCTGCGGATGGCCAGCATTAATTCTCAAGAGTGTAGCACTGTGTTTTTCGCAAGTTGTAATGCAATAGTGTATAAACTCTGTAAATTACTCCCGTGCATTCATCATCTAGATCATGCCTAGGCCGTAGTACACTGTGTAAGCGCAGGATGTGCACAGTTTCTCTCGTGTAGTCAGTGGCATTTACACGCGAACTTAGTACGAGTACTCAGAGCAAAGTATAATGGTAGGCTATAAGCCgactaaatgctgaggtggaggagagaagaaaggagagagagagaggagaagtgggctataaacttacagccggcttggacacaagaaccaagaaactctgtgagagaaaCAAGTGGGCCCTGTACTAAtcgtaaagagctaactattagagtaagtttaatagtatagcccactactaactccaaatcatctatagccaatgtaatagccaattcatacaatagttgcttactatactattaatacctggtcccatctgtcatatacacattacgtcttggagttcgtgctgcagctagctacagatctgcAGCCCGCTACTCTTatctctcttcatttatctctttaaaatatgtttgtagctggtttATAGTTTACATGCTCTTATATAGATAGGCTAAGAGAAAACTACAAAAAATTTTATAGCCAACAGATCGACTGTATTATTAGCGTTGCTCTCCTATGATTCAGCCGATGAGTCAGATACTCAAATGGAATCGATCGCCTAATCTTGGTCCCTCTTCAACGCCGACGATCGAGCTGACTCCTcaaatagctagctagcttaattgcGACGAACTGAAACGATATTATTTGATGCTACTGCTAATTTTCTCTCTCGATGCAAACTGATGCTGGCCGTTGAAGATGGAGTAGCTAGCTGCAGTTTGCAAAATGAATATAGTAGTacattcctctctctctctatatacacacacatgccgtatttagttctaaaatatttcttcaaacttccaactttttcatcatataaaaacttttctacagacataaactttcaacttttccgttctaatttcaaccaaactttcaattttgacgtgaactaaacacaacctattagcAGTACACATCGGCTTATGCACTGTCGATTATAATTAACATCAGCTAGCTACATCACGCCTACTCCCTCCCACCCCCAAATAACTCACCCTTACGTACCACACAGTAGCAGTTACTGGTTGTAGGCTCGATGAAGCTAGCGAGACGAAGAAGATCGAAGAGGATGGCGCAGGCAGGTCTGATTGCCTCTGAAGCTAATTACTGACAGATTTCCTTGTTGGCGATGCGATATTGCTCGGGTTCGCGTCCAGAGTAAATTCAGATTCAGGCCAAGGCCAGTTATTAGAACACAGAGCTGCGCGGAAGCCTCGATCGAGCACCCGGGGGGGACGACACATGTGGGTACCCTGCACGGACGCCGGTCTCCCGTCGATGGCACAGGGCGTCAGGGCGACGGACCATGGAATAATGGATCGTTGACGTCGTCGGCAATCGCCGGGACAAGCAGGAAATTAAGGGGCTATTATTTGAGAAATCCTAAGATTCTAAAAAATAGTTGGTTGGTAGTGAACTTTTAAGAATATGGAGAAAAAGCTGAGTTTTAGAGGCTTACAGTTCATTTTCTTGATTTTACAGCTACAGTTCCCTATAATCTGAACGAGACAAGCAGATTGTTTAGGAAAAACTAGCTGCGAGAAACTCTCTCAAATATCTAAACGCGCTAGCTGCTGCATACGAACGACGCCATTGGTGGTCTCCTAGTGCTGATGGAGTTGAGAGTTGAGTGAGCGATGTTGCAATGCTGAGACTGTTCATGGCGATCGAAACGTCGAATCCAGGTCGTGCTCTACTGCTCTCACTGGCCGTCCGTCCGGTACAGCCGTGCAGCGTGAGAGCCCACGGCGGGTAGTGCGCCGGACGAGTCCTGCTCCTGGCTGCAAGTGACTGCACGTGAATGCGCGCAGCAACATAACTGCGGCGTGGGTAGGTGGGTGGGTGGTAGGCGAGaacggctgccggcggcgaatGCGCGTTTCTGCTGCGGGCGCCGCGGGACCGCGACTCCGATCCCTGCGGCGCCCATTGTACGTACGGTGGACTCCCTGCGCGCggtttctcctcctcctcctgtatCTCATCATCTGATGATCGAGTCGTCTGGCTCTAGTCGCCGGTGAGCCCCACTGCACCCCAGCcacgaaaaaaactaattgcacaaattacaactaatttacgagactaatcttttaaatctaattgctccatgatttgacaatgtggtgctataataaatatttactaataataaattaattagacttaataaatttgtctcttggtttactgacggattatgTAAACATAAGGCATATCCAGATACATCGTCCTAGGATGGGTCTCATCCCAtgctaggttgctatattctaggacagaggtagtagtttTTTAATTAGTGCTCGAACACCCTATACGACGCCCTATATAATACGTGATGTAATATaccaaaactttacacataCATCAAAAACACTCCCTAATTTCCGCGGTTGGCGCAGCTGGTTTTCTAAGCTGACTTGACTAGTTGATTTGATGGGCCCCCTTTGGGCCGCCCATGTCACACGTAAATTTACCATAGGCCggatcggaaaaaaaaagagcgggATACTTCGGGCCGAAAGTAGTAGCAAGAAGATGGCCGACGACTACATGTATTTTGGGCCAGGCTTATCTAGGTCTATTTTTATTTGGGCCACAATGCTGAGGCCCAAATTGGAACTATACCCGAAGGATGAGATACCGCCGTCTCCACGGCCGAAGCTTCCACTTCAGCCCCACGTGAACGAGAATCTGTGCGCCATAAACGAGGCAACGTGTTCCTCGAGATCTTCAGAGCCAGGCTGTTCACAGATCAACTAGACCAAGCTATAGCCATTGCAGGTAGATCGGGAGCTTGCTAGCTCGACCAAGCTGCCTACCTAGCTCGCGTCGGAATTAATGGCCGcgaccgccggcgacgccgccgccgccgcctgccctgcctaCCCATGGCCGAGCGACGGGTGAGAGCATGAATGCATGTCGATTGCTTTCGCTTGATCACATTAATTTTGCATGAAATTAACCACGTCGCGCgcgctaattaattaacccggTGGAGCTAATTTTCTGATGTGATGTGAGCAGAGCCCAGCGCGGGCGCAAGGTGTTCATGCAGAGCGACTGCACGGCGTGCCACGGCATGTTCTCCTCCAACGCCGGCCTCatcagcgacgacgacgcggcgtggGAGCCCAAGGTGGCGGAGATCGTCGTCGTGGAGGAGGCTCATCagccggtggcggcagcggcgacactCCGCGGCGGCGCGTACTACCCGGCGCCGGACCTCACCTTCATTGCAAAGGTAATTAATCAAGCACACACGCATTAAGGCATTAGCTAGTTACCTTCAATTGCTGTTCGTTTTGCCAAATTATGTCTGATCCCGTGTGCAGGGCCTGCGAGGCAATAACCtctactccggcggcggcgccagcgaggcggcgaggatgctggccgacgccgccgcggcgtgccAGGAGCTGAAGAAGCGGGCACTGGCTAGCCCCGTCTGGCTCTAGTTTCTTCGATCTGACTAGATCTCAACTCTGAATAATGCAGCCTGCATAATCAGCAGTTGAGCGCTGCTTCTGCAAATAATGTCCCCATCGATCGATGATCTCTTGTAGCAGTAGCTTCCTCCATTGGAGctcaaataaaattaattactcCGCTCATATGGATACATCGCCGCCTATCAGTCGTCTAGTTCGTCGGCTGTCATTTTTAAATTCCTTTCTGTTTACTTAGACTTCCTGGCCGTGTGCCTACCGGCAGAGACCGAAAATATAATCCatttctatttaaaaaaaacatagatgcTCTTTCAATAACATAAACAAACGAAAGGAGGAGACGATGCGATGCGATATAAATGGTTAGGGTGAGCTCTACTCGTGTTTCTAGCGCGCGTGCACCGAATAGCATTTCTGGTGGCTCTAATACGCTTTGCAAGGGAGAAAACGGCTTTGCCACCATACCATGTCGCATTCGCATAGCTGGCCGTGGCCCGTGGATCCGCTACCATCCACGTCAGCACGACGCCATCCATAATCGGAGCTCCTCGTTATCTGCAGAGAGAGGCGTCGGTCCGCTGCGCTGCTTCACAGTCGATCACACGCGCCCACTCGACCAGGTAGCTAGCTTGCTTGCTGCAGCTCTCTCGTCGGAATCAATGGCTGCGActtccggcgacggcgccgccgccgccgccgcctgcccggcCTACCCGTGGCCGAACGACGGGTGAGCACCGCGTGGACGCCGGCGAGTTCGTTCTCGCTTCCGGCCGTTGGCCACCGCATTTCGGGGCGCTAATCTGGTGGAGCTTTTTGTGAGCATATGTATGCAGAGCGCAGCGAGGGCGCAAGGTGTTCATGCAGAGCGACTGCGCCGCGTGCCACACCTCGCTCCCCTACGCCGGCctcagcgacgacggcgcgcgcgcgcgggcagcGGCTGTGGAGCCCAAGGCGGCGGAGATCGTCGTCgtggaggaggcgcggccgccggcggcggagaccgTCAACGGCGGTGCGAACTCTCCGGACCTCACCCTCATCACCAAGGTAGCTTTtcagataatggaagctttatttagTCACTAAGTACTGAGGCTCAGGGTTCACTCTATCGGTTGAAGGTTTTTGATCGGGGATCACCGAAATCccaaatttccgaaattttgaacaaaatttagttgaatttgaataaatattacccaaattcatgaaaaaattgaaaaatttaaaaatttcggccgaattaatatcgtatcggaggggACCGAAATTTTGGTctgaaatttccaaccctgctaaggctgtgtttagatcaaaaaggtgtaaagttttggcgtgtcacatcggatatacggacacacatttgaaatattaaacgtagactaataacaaaacaaattataaaatccgcctgtaaactgcgagacgaatttattaagcctaattaattcgtcattagcaaatgtttactatagcaccacattgtcaaatcatggagcaattaggtttaaaagatttgtctcacaatttacacgcaatctgtgtaattaattattttttcgtttatatttaatactctatacatgtgtccaaacattcaatgtgacagggtgaatAATTTTGCCAGGAGATTTAAACAGAGCCTAATAGCTATTTTAGCATACTGTTCGATCGTTTTGCCTATTTTAGCTTACTGTTCGATAGTTTTGCCGATGATCTGATCCAGCAGGGGCTGCGCGGCAACCTCTACGCCACCGCGGCGCCGAGGATgttggccggcgccgccgcagcgtgCCAGGAGCTGAAGAAGCGGGCAATGGCTGGCCCCGTTTGGCTGTAGTTTCTGCTTGCTCCATGAAGCTAGCAAGCAGTGCACTAATGGCATCAGCAGTTACAGCACTGCTTCTGCTTGTAGCTTCTGGCACTGAAATAAATCACTCCACTCGTATGGATAATGGATATATCACCACGTATTGCATCTTGTGTTTTGCTCACTGTATCCTGCTGTAACAATAATAACATGAAGATACAAAATAAATTGGGGGAAATGATATAGTTTTGTATGCAGCATTTACATGTAAATGAGTGGTGTCTTTAGtctggaacttctaaaaaggtACTCGTGCTATGTTACAAGTGTACACCATCGAGAGATGGATAAGCTAACCATGCCTGGCACTGACTTATTGTGAGTTTGTTCCTGAACTACAACTACAATCTGACACTGGTTACACTACAGCATAGTCATACTTTTTCACAAAAAAGCAGCAGCTTTGGATCTCCCTGAACGAAAACTTGTGTACCGAAGTATTTGGGATCAAGTGGACAGCTCATACTCCCAGTATTTGGGATATGAATATGATTCTCATCTTCTACAGCCAATGAGCAAATCATGTCTGAATAAAATTGGCCCTGATTCTCACTTCCTGCAGCCAATGATTCAGCATAAGGCGTCTCTTCTGAAATTTCCAGATTATGCATTCATTTCTCAGGTTTTTGCTCTGCTGAATCAGCATCTCCTGTTTGTCCCTCGCACGTTTCCCTGTT
This region includes:
- the LOC127761011 gene encoding very-long-chain aldehyde decarbonylase GL1-6, with translation MASKPGPLTQWPWHNLGNYKYALVAPSAAYSTYRFVTASSAAERDLLNFMVFPMLLLRLLYGQLWITVSRHQTARSKHKIVNKSLDFEQIDRERNWDDQIILTALVFYLVSATMPQAHVAPWWSTKGMVVTAVLHAGPVEFLYYWLHRALHHHWLYARYHSHHHASIVTEPITSVIHPFAEEVVYFVLLAIPILSTVATGTVSVVTANGYLVYIDFMNYLGHCNFELVPKCLFHVFPPLKYLLYTPSFHSLHHTQFRTNYSLFMPVYDYIYGTTDKSSDELYERTLQGRDEAAWRPDVVHLTHLTAPESVFHNRLGFAAVASNPLGAAASGHLLRAASAVASPLLSLFASTFRSEANRLDKLNIETWVIPRFTSHYTSKSDGYKVSRLIEKAVSDAEASGARVLTLGLLNQGYDLNRNGELYVVRKPSLKTKIVDGTSLAVAAVLNMIPQDTKDVLLLGNANKISLVLTLSLCKREIQVRMVNKELYECLKQQLQPEMQEHLVLSCSYSSKVWLVGDGVTDEEQMKAQKGSHFVPYSQFPPNKARNDCVYHCTPALLVPESFENLHVCENWLPRRVMSAWRAAGIVHALEKWDGHECGGRVTGVQKAWSAALARGFRPYDYHHHPGITHDGRGGL
- the LOC127762818 gene encoding uncharacterized protein LOC127762818, which produces MAATAGDAAAAACPAYPWPSDGAQRGRKVFMQSDCTACHGMFSSNAGLISDDDAAWEPKVAEIVVVEEAHQPVAAAATLRGGAYYPAPDLTFIAKGLRGNNLYSGGGASEAARMLADAAAACQELKKRALASPVWL
- the LOC127762819 gene encoding cytochrome c1 2, heme protein, mitochondrial-like isoform X1 — translated: MAATSGDGAAAAAACPAYPWPNDGAQRGRKVFMQSDCAACHTSLPYAGLSDDGARARAAAVEPKAAEIVVVEEARPPAAETVNGGANSPDLTLITKQGLRGNLYATAAPRMLAGAAAACQELKKRAMAGPVWL
- the LOC127762819 gene encoding cytochrome c1 2, heme protein, mitochondrial-like isoform X2 gives rise to the protein MAATSGDGAAAAAACPAYPWPNDGAQRGRKVFMQSDCAACHTSLPYAGLSDDGARARAAAVEPKAAEIVVVEEARPPAAETVNGGANSPDLTLITKGLRGNLYATAAPRMLAGAAAACQELKKRAMAGPVWL